A DNA window from Bradyrhizobium barranii subsp. barranii contains the following coding sequences:
- the istA gene encoding IS21-like element IS1631 family transposase, whose translation MFDPFSQQGAGELNVLKRHLQSTVLTLLDRNTSQREIHRLTGVDRKTIRRYQALRAGAEANSPGEVTTGSVSADGQIPPPRPPAFGTSEATVTSSLARSACEAHRTWIEEQVRLKRNAQAIYQDLVDQFGFPSSYQSVKRFVRRLRHADPEQFDRLEFLPGEEAQVDYGEGAPTVDPKSGRYRRPRLFVMTLRYSRRSFRRVVWKSSQQVWAQLHEEAFRYFGGVPSYVVLDNLKEGVLKPDLYEPQLNPIYSAMLAHYAVVADPARVADPNRKGCVENAIQHTQGTALAGRRFETLEAQNEFLRHWEENWASKRIHGSTRRQVEAMFQEEKPHLRPLPVAPFRIFTEVVRTVCDDTTVRVDNSYYAARPAPIGSQVVVRIYTTTIEIRDRHTRALLRVHSRMAHPGSVVLPTSERPFNPSRQTAVLLASAERIGPQTRALCQQVFDTEGRPGQRAMWGIVGLGRKYPARLVEQACAHAIDNRIYRYKHVRATVERLFEQAIEQVGVTPQPASPLTQDHPLIRTPAEYGDLFSRAVRRDADDNGRQAEAHDDHATAIRARVACATPANSGATSAPAAPSHLKLET comes from the coding sequence ATGTTCGACCCCTTTAGCCAGCAAGGGGCCGGGGAGTTGAACGTCTTGAAGCGACATCTGCAAAGCACCGTACTTACATTACTTGATCGCAACACCAGCCAGCGCGAGATTCACCGGCTGACGGGTGTCGATCGCAAGACGATCCGGCGTTATCAGGCGCTGCGGGCCGGTGCGGAGGCAAATTCCCCCGGGGAAGTGACCACCGGCTCGGTGAGCGCGGACGGCCAAATTCCTCCACCCCGACCACCGGCTTTTGGGACATCGGAAGCGACGGTCACCAGCAGCCTGGCCCGTTCGGCTTGCGAAGCGCATCGGACGTGGATCGAAGAACAGGTCCGGCTGAAGCGGAACGCGCAGGCGATTTACCAGGACCTGGTTGATCAATTTGGCTTTCCGTCCAGCTACCAGAGTGTCAAGCGGTTTGTGCGCCGGTTGCGGCACGCTGATCCTGAGCAGTTTGATCGTCTTGAGTTCCTCCCCGGCGAGGAAGCTCAGGTCGACTATGGCGAGGGCGCGCCGACGGTTGATCCGAAGAGCGGGCGGTACCGTCGTCCCCGCCTGTTCGTGATGACGCTACGCTACTCGCGGCGCAGCTTCCGGCGGGTAGTCTGGAAGTCCAGCCAACAAGTCTGGGCGCAGCTCCACGAAGAGGCGTTCCGGTATTTTGGCGGGGTCCCCAGCTATGTCGTGCTCGACAACCTGAAGGAAGGCGTCCTCAAGCCGGATTTGTACGAGCCCCAGCTCAACCCGATTTACAGCGCGATGCTGGCTCATTACGCCGTGGTCGCCGATCCCGCGCGCGTGGCCGATCCAAATCGGAAAGGATGCGTCGAGAATGCGATTCAACATACCCAGGGCACTGCGCTGGCCGGACGGCGCTTCGAGACGCTGGAGGCGCAAAACGAGTTCTTGAGGCACTGGGAGGAGAACTGGGCTTCCAAACGCATCCACGGCAGCACGCGCCGTCAGGTCGAGGCGATGTTCCAGGAAGAGAAGCCGCACCTGCGGCCGCTGCCTGTCGCTCCCTTCCGCATCTTCACCGAAGTCGTCCGGACTGTCTGCGACGACACCACCGTACGCGTCGACAACAGCTATTACGCCGCGCGGCCCGCGCCGATCGGCAGCCAGGTCGTCGTGCGCATCTACACCACCACGATCGAGATCCGTGATCGCCACACCCGTGCGCTGCTGCGTGTTCATTCCCGGATGGCGCACCCCGGTTCTGTCGTCCTGCCGACCAGCGAACGGCCGTTCAACCCGTCGCGGCAAACCGCCGTGCTGCTGGCGAGCGCCGAGCGCATCGGACCGCAGACCAGGGCCTTGTGCCAGCAGGTGTTCGACACCGAAGGGCGCCCCGGACAGCGCGCGATGTGGGGCATTGTCGGGCTGGGCCGGAAGTATCCGGCGCGGCTGGTCGAGCAGGCCTGCGCGCACGCCATCGACAACCGCATCTACCGCTACAAGCACGTGCGTGCGACCGTCGAGCGGTTGTTCGAACAGGCGATCGAGCAGGTTGGAGTGACGCCACAGCCGGCATCGCCGCTCACCCAGGATCATCCGCTGATCCGTACCCCCGCGGAATACGGCGACCTCTTCAGCCGCGCTGTGCGGCGCGACGCCGACGACAATGGTCGGCAGGCCGAGGCTCACGACGATCACGCCACGGCAATCCGCGCTCGTGTCGCCTGCGCAACCCCGGCCAACTCCGGCGCCACGAGCGCTCCCGCTGCACCTTCTCACCTTAAACTGGAGACCTAG
- the istB gene encoding IS21-like element IS1631 family helper ATPase IstB codes for MMTMPEIERCLRQLRLSGVRDTLQTRVLQAQGANQPFLETFSLILQDELDRRQSRLIERRYQQSGLDEKLTLAEFDWSFNPKLPRQTCFQLHTLAFIAAGENALLVGKPGTGKSHIAKAIAYQAILQSHKVQYLETDDFFHRYALNSPAQREVRLRTIIDCDLLVLDDLFLARAIPDDAGTLLQTLIHQRYKLRRSVIVTSNRVVQDWGAYLGDNTMSTTILDRLMHHCHLLEFDGRSYRLKEAAEALARETNSN; via the coding sequence ATGATGACCATGCCGGAAATTGAGCGTTGCCTACGACAGCTGCGCCTGTCGGGTGTCCGCGACACGCTGCAGACGCGCGTGCTCCAGGCGCAGGGCGCCAACCAGCCCTTCCTCGAGACCTTCTCCCTTATCCTGCAGGATGAACTGGACCGTCGTCAGTCCCGTCTTATCGAGCGGCGATACCAGCAATCCGGGCTCGACGAAAAGCTGACGCTCGCCGAGTTCGACTGGTCCTTCAATCCCAAACTGCCACGTCAGACCTGCTTCCAGCTCCACACCCTGGCGTTCATTGCCGCTGGCGAGAACGCTCTGCTTGTTGGCAAACCTGGCACCGGGAAGTCGCACATCGCCAAGGCGATTGCCTATCAGGCGATCCTGCAAAGCCACAAGGTCCAGTATCTTGAGACCGACGACTTCTTCCACCGCTACGCCCTGAACTCTCCGGCACAACGCGAGGTCCGGCTGCGAACCATCATCGACTGCGATCTCCTCGTGCTGGACGATCTATTCCTCGCACGCGCCATCCCCGACGACGCCGGCACTTTGCTGCAGACCCTGATCCATCAGCGTTACAAACTGCGCCGCAGCGTCATCGTCACCTCCAATCGCGTCGTGCAGGATTGGGGGGCATACCTTGGGGACAACACTATGAGCACGACGATCCTCGATCGCCTTATGCATCATTGCCATCTGCTTGAGTTCGACGGACGCAGCTATCGGCTCAAAGAAGCCGCTGAAGCTCTTGCCCGGGAAACAAACTCAAACTAA
- a CDS encoding lipid A biosynthesis lauroyl acyltransferase yields the protein MRTGLQLRDVTKPLGQAAVGALTIGILRAARHFDPTKTANLFARITRSIGPMMREQKTGRANLTAAFPEKSPAEIETILAGVWDNLGRVGAEFAHLDHIWNYDPARPEASCIEIDRRSYELFTQLRLDGKPALIFASHLANWELPALAAVAHGLDTAILYRRPNIASADRIIQDMRAVKMGTLIPAGRDAPLRLAEALKSGQHVGMLVDQYLTNGVEVTFFGRKTRANPMLARLLRQIECPIHGVRVIRLPGQRFRGELSEEVKPVRDAAGQINIQGTMQAVTSVIEGWIREYPDQWLWLHRRWR from the coding sequence ATGCGGACCGGGCTCCAACTTCGCGACGTGACCAAGCCCCTGGGCCAAGCGGCGGTGGGCGCGTTGACGATCGGAATACTGCGTGCCGCTCGCCATTTCGATCCAACCAAGACCGCCAACTTATTCGCTCGGATCACTCGCTCAATCGGGCCCATGATGCGGGAGCAAAAGACCGGTCGAGCCAATCTAACCGCCGCATTTCCGGAAAAATCGCCTGCAGAGATCGAGACCATTCTCGCAGGCGTCTGGGACAATCTCGGTCGAGTCGGCGCCGAATTCGCGCATCTTGATCACATCTGGAACTATGATCCCGCACGGCCCGAAGCTAGCTGCATCGAAATCGACAGGCGCTCATATGAATTGTTTACGCAGCTGCGGCTCGACGGCAAACCGGCGCTGATCTTTGCGAGTCATCTCGCTAACTGGGAACTTCCGGCCCTGGCAGCCGTCGCGCACGGGTTGGATACTGCGATCCTGTATCGCCGACCCAACATCGCGTCCGCCGACCGCATCATCCAGGATATGCGCGCCGTGAAAATGGGCACGCTCATTCCCGCGGGTCGTGATGCGCCCCTAAGACTTGCCGAGGCCCTTAAAAGTGGCCAGCACGTTGGAATGCTGGTCGACCAGTATCTGACCAACGGCGTCGAGGTTACTTTCTTCGGCCGCAAGACCAGGGCCAATCCGATGCTTGCGCGACTGCTGCGGCAGATTGAGTGCCCGATTCATGGTGTGCGCGTCATCCGTCTGCCCGGACAGCGCTTTCGTGGCGAACTGTCTGAAGAAGTGAAGCCGGTCCGCGATGCCGCCGGACAAATTAACATTCAGGGAACGATGCAGGCGGTCACATCGGTCATCGAGGGCTGGATCCGCGAATATCCCGATCAGTGGCTGTGGCTACACCGTCGCTGGAGGTAG
- a CDS encoding B12-binding domain-containing radical SAM protein — MTIPCRVLMIYPKFVPNSFWNYAEACELVGAKYPTAPLGLITVAAMLPKHWDIRLVNRNTEALTDADLDWADLVMIGGMLNQQPDAIYLIDLAHLRGKPVCVGGPDVSSSPHLYADADFQVIGEAEHVIEQFIAAWESGERKGVFIAEKFTIDVTLSPMPRYDLLNFDHYLYIGLQYSRGCPFTCEFCDIIELYGRVPRTKTNDQILAELQALYDHGYRGHVDFVDDNFIGNKKNLRTLMPRLKAWLEEHDYPFEFSTEASINIADDSELLQAMKDANFFAIFVGIESPDPETLVQMKKKQNTRRNIAECIHKIYGYGMFVTAGFIVGFDSEKASIGQAMADLIEEASIPVSIVGLLYALPGTQLTRRLAAEGRLHQGHDLMNVEQTGDQCTLGCNFDTKRPLRDILADYKAVLGHVYSPAAYAGRLSRLAAMLDRSDRRRDLPDGDVRKRLGGIDSVHKIMRALPKVREPFWKTFVEVAETNPGALRYIVMLMALYMHLGPFSERVIGEIDRRIAELDHVPPLRATAVSQVLPPATV; from the coding sequence ATGACAATCCCCTGCCGCGTCCTGATGATCTATCCGAAGTTCGTTCCGAATTCGTTTTGGAACTATGCGGAGGCCTGCGAACTCGTCGGCGCGAAGTATCCAACGGCGCCACTCGGCCTGATCACCGTCGCCGCTATGTTGCCGAAGCATTGGGACATCCGGCTCGTCAACCGCAATACCGAGGCGTTGACAGATGCGGACCTCGACTGGGCCGATCTTGTGATGATCGGCGGTATGCTCAACCAGCAGCCTGATGCCATCTACCTGATCGATCTCGCCCACCTGCGCGGCAAGCCAGTATGTGTTGGTGGGCCGGACGTCTCCTCCAGCCCGCATCTTTACGCGGACGCGGACTTTCAGGTGATCGGCGAGGCCGAGCATGTCATCGAGCAGTTCATCGCCGCCTGGGAAAGCGGCGAACGCAAGGGCGTGTTCATCGCCGAGAAATTCACGATAGATGTCACGCTGAGCCCGATGCCTCGCTACGATCTGCTCAACTTCGATCACTATCTATACATCGGCTTGCAGTATTCGCGTGGCTGCCCGTTCACCTGCGAGTTCTGCGATATTATCGAGCTATATGGTCGCGTGCCGCGTACCAAGACCAACGATCAGATTCTCGCAGAGTTGCAGGCGCTCTACGATCACGGTTATCGCGGGCATGTCGATTTCGTCGACGACAATTTCATCGGCAACAAGAAGAACCTCCGCACCCTGATGCCGCGGCTCAAAGCCTGGCTGGAGGAGCACGACTATCCATTCGAGTTCTCAACCGAAGCCTCGATCAACATCGCGGACGACAGCGAGTTGTTGCAGGCAATGAAGGATGCGAACTTCTTCGCGATCTTCGTCGGCATCGAGAGCCCGGATCCCGAGACGCTCGTGCAGATGAAGAAGAAGCAGAACACCAGGCGCAACATCGCCGAGTGCATTCACAAGATTTACGGCTACGGCATGTTCGTCACCGCTGGCTTCATCGTCGGGTTCGATAGCGAAAAGGCCTCGATAGGACAGGCGATGGCCGACCTCATCGAGGAGGCGAGCATTCCAGTCTCCATCGTTGGACTGCTTTATGCGCTGCCTGGGACACAGCTTACACGGCGGTTGGCCGCGGAAGGCCGCTTGCACCAGGGCCATGACCTCATGAATGTCGAGCAGACGGGCGACCAGTGCACGCTCGGATGCAATTTCGATACTAAGCGTCCGCTTCGTGACATCCTTGCCGATTACAAGGCCGTGCTCGGGCACGTCTACAGTCCGGCAGCATATGCAGGACGGCTGTCGCGTCTCGCCGCCATGCTCGACCGGTCCGACCGACGCCGCGACCTGCCGGATGGCGACGTGCGCAAGAGGCTTGGCGGCATCGACAGCGTACACAAGATCATGCGGGCCCTGCCGAAGGTTCGCGAGCCGTTCTGGAAGACCTTCGTCGAAGTCGCGGAGACCAATCCGGGCGCGCTACGGTACATCGTGATGCTGATGGCGTTGTACATGCACCTCGGGCCGTTCTCGGAACGCGTGATCGGCGAGATTGATCGCCGCATTGCCGAGCTGGACCATGTACCTCCACTAAGGGCTACCGCAGTCAGTCAAGTGCTACCTCCAGCGACGGTGTAG
- a CDS encoding Rap1a/Tai family immunity protein has protein sequence MRVHMIVAGLILAIIGKASATVVDKGTDAQKSCELLVKNSLRNQDEARSAGACEGMIETAMLFSPNLPADVRACPPAQGSPLQSAKVFLQYLDNNPDRVNEPGITVAIEAFRDAWPCRGDGAGTGPKKRAPKKSN, from the coding sequence ATGCGGGTCCATATGATTGTTGCCGGCCTTATCCTAGCGATCATCGGGAAGGCCAGTGCCACGGTTGTCGATAAGGGAACCGACGCGCAAAAGTCTTGCGAGCTGCTTGTCAAGAACTCGCTTCGCAATCAGGACGAAGCTCGGTCCGCAGGCGCATGTGAGGGAATGATCGAGACCGCGATGCTCTTTTCGCCAAATCTGCCCGCTGACGTGCGTGCATGCCCCCCCGCGCAAGGCAGCCCTTTGCAAAGTGCGAAGGTTTTTCTGCAGTATCTTGATAACAATCCGGATCGAGTGAATGAACCGGGGATCACCGTCGCGATCGAAGCATTCAGGGATGCTTGGCCCTGCCGTGGGGACGGTGCCGGAACTGGACCGAAAAAGCGTGCCCCAAAAAAATCCAATTAG
- a CDS encoding protein-S-isoprenylcysteine O-methyltransferase codes for MTPTISKVIFVALVIGWYLIRYKYARRSRRARVVRSARGPLETALLLISLSGLGLVPLAYVATGMPRFADHSFYPWLAWLGSFFAIAALGVFHLTHRALGRNWSISLDVRENHELVTEGIYRRVRHPMYSAFWLWAIAQALLLPNWIAGFAGIAGFGILFFGRVAREERMMLQTFGDSYRDYMARTGRVFPWIL; via the coding sequence ATGACGCCCACCATTTCAAAAGTCATCTTCGTTGCGTTGGTAATCGGCTGGTACCTCATACGCTATAAGTACGCGCGGCGTTCCCGCCGTGCGAGGGTTGTGCGGAGCGCTCGCGGCCCCCTGGAAACTGCGCTCCTGCTCATATCTCTTTCGGGACTCGGACTTGTGCCGCTCGCCTACGTAGCGACAGGAATGCCTCGTTTCGCAGATCACAGTTTTTATCCCTGGTTGGCTTGGCTGGGGTCTTTCTTTGCGATTGCGGCTTTGGGCGTGTTCCACCTGACACACCGTGCACTCGGCCGGAATTGGTCGATAAGTCTCGACGTGCGGGAGAACCATGAGCTTGTGACGGAAGGGATTTACCGGAGAGTTCGACACCCGATGTATTCGGCATTTTGGCTGTGGGCCATCGCCCAGGCATTGCTGCTGCCGAATTGGATCGCCGGTTTTGCAGGCATTGCCGGCTTCGGGATTTTGTTCTTCGGCCGCGTTGCAAGAGAAGAGCGAATGATGTTGCAGACGTTTGGCGACAGCTATCGCGATTATATGGCGCGGACCGGTCGAGTCTTCCCGTGGATACTCTGA
- a CDS encoding SGNH/GDSL hydrolase family protein — translation MIVGLSSTAPSQAQDGASSGERCLAANLDVSLGAQLPRTAARLRSGEPLKIVAIGSSSTVGLWVLRSAATYPQVMRRELSRLRSNATIEVINSGRVGDTIPNNIARFERDVFAHTPDLVIWQLGTNDVAWGGRPDQGLKRSVLEGVRALKAGSADVVLMDLQYAPQVLASASYSTMEGIIADAAKQERVGLFSRFALMRNSIDAGVAQSELVTWDGLHNTADGYDCIGRALARAISTSAR, via the coding sequence GTGATTGTCGGTTTGTCCAGCACAGCGCCCTCTCAAGCGCAGGACGGGGCATCATCTGGCGAGAGATGCCTTGCTGCAAATTTGGATGTTTCGCTGGGCGCACAATTGCCCCGCACGGCGGCGCGTTTGAGATCTGGTGAGCCGCTAAAGATTGTCGCGATCGGATCATCGTCGACCGTGGGGCTCTGGGTACTTCGGTCCGCGGCCACATATCCGCAGGTGATGCGCCGAGAACTCTCGAGGCTTAGATCCAACGCAACGATCGAGGTCATCAACAGCGGTCGAGTCGGTGATACGATTCCGAACAACATCGCGCGGTTCGAGCGTGACGTTTTCGCGCACACGCCTGATCTCGTTATCTGGCAATTAGGTACTAATGACGTCGCCTGGGGTGGCCGGCCGGACCAAGGGCTCAAAAGAAGCGTTCTTGAAGGGGTAAGGGCACTTAAGGCGGGGTCTGCCGATGTCGTGCTGATGGATCTGCAATATGCGCCACAGGTGCTCGCTTCCGCTAGCTACTCAACGATGGAGGGCATCATCGCCGATGCCGCGAAGCAGGAACGGGTCGGTCTATTCTCTCGTTTTGCGCTGATGCGTAACTCGATCGATGCCGGAGTTGCGCAAAGCGAGCTTGTAACGTGGGACGGATTGCACAACACCGCCGATGGTTATGATTGCATTGGACGAGCCCTTGCCCGAGCCATCTCAACGAGCGCGCGTTGA
- a CDS encoding UPF0149 family protein → MTKPKQGRGTRKARKTTMADYAMSFERLGQWISKRARSPTLRHPRATSLSMLDGAVAAVVAGPVSMASEEWVCPLLGVDPDAFNHDTEEFSAIAATLMRHNAISETLSTRPESFEPLFVRSPDGEVDPQPWCMGFYAVMKLRLLVWSRLLPPNGTEHLMLRPILVHCIDDAGRPLLPPARRTLGTQPIIQNAWRNIPATVEALRQFWMPIRFKRGA, encoded by the coding sequence ATGACGAAGCCGAAGCAAGGGCGGGGAACGCGAAAAGCACGCAAGACGACGATGGCGGACTATGCCATGTCGTTCGAACGGCTCGGGCAATGGATCAGCAAGCGCGCCAGGTCGCCGACGCTTCGGCATCCGCGGGCGACGTCGCTCTCCATGCTCGATGGCGCGGTGGCCGCGGTCGTCGCCGGGCCGGTCTCGATGGCGTCCGAGGAATGGGTGTGCCCGCTCCTCGGCGTAGATCCCGACGCCTTCAATCACGACACCGAGGAGTTCTCGGCAATCGCCGCCACGCTGATGCGCCACAACGCTATCAGCGAGACGCTGTCGACGAGACCGGAGAGCTTCGAGCCGCTGTTCGTGCGATCACCGGACGGCGAAGTCGACCCGCAGCCCTGGTGCATGGGCTTCTACGCCGTCATGAAGCTTCGGCTTCTCGTCTGGTCGCGGCTTCTCCCCCCGAATGGAACCGAACACCTTATGCTGCGGCCGATCTTGGTCCATTGCATCGACGACGCCGGTCGACCCTTGCTACCCCCGGCCCGGCGCACGCTGGGAACGCAGCCCATCATCCAAAACGCCTGGCGCAACATTCCAGCAACCGTCGAGGCCCTCCGGCAGTTCTGGATGCCTATACGCTTCAAGCGCGGTGCGTAG
- the tnpC gene encoding IS66 family transposase, translated as MALRPEDLPSDPAALAEMVLAFEGENDDLRAEIATLKSLIFGARSERAAIVCAEQIAFDLERTAGSQLPANDDKPDAPRPERRKAKRNIGALPAHLPRVERVIEPASTLCPCCTGQMHRIGEESSEALDRVPAWLRVLRTIRPKYACRSCEGPIVQAPAPARLVEGGMATTALIAHIAAAKYAWQSTLYRQTQILAGQGVVVDRQTLARWMGSAAWLVRGLYDLQLKTMHGFERLFCDETPMPVLDPGRGRTRICQFWAHATDDRAWKGPAPPAVAYVFAGGRGKKEIVAQLAGFEGVLQVDGYAAYASLAGDAMMSGQIQLAYCLVHARRNFVRVHKTTNSPFAAEVIERIAAVYAIEERIRGLDAGERRATRQAETKPLMEALRARLIAVKDGISRRSTLIKAIDYMLERWQGLTTFLDDGRLEPDTNTVERSIRPIAIGKKNSLFSGDEGGGETWAILASLLNTAKLNGLDPEAYLVDVLDRMVSGATKTNQLHELLAWNWKAAREAEKRAVA; from the coding sequence ATGGCGCTTCGCCCCGAAGATCTCCCCTCTGACCCTGCGGCTCTTGCCGAGATGGTGCTGGCTTTCGAAGGCGAGAACGATGATCTGCGCGCAGAGATCGCCACGTTGAAGAGCCTGATCTTCGGCGCACGATCGGAGCGCGCGGCGATCGTCTGCGCCGAACAGATCGCGTTTGATCTGGAACGGACCGCCGGCTCACAGCTCCCGGCCAATGACGACAAACCGGACGCGCCGCGGCCGGAGCGGCGCAAAGCGAAGCGCAACATCGGCGCGCTGCCGGCGCATCTGCCTCGGGTCGAGCGGGTGATCGAGCCGGCGTCCACGCTGTGCCCGTGCTGCACGGGTCAGATGCATCGGATCGGCGAGGAGAGCAGCGAAGCGCTCGATCGGGTTCCCGCGTGGCTGCGTGTGCTCCGCACGATCCGTCCAAAATACGCCTGCCGCTCCTGTGAGGGCCCGATTGTCCAGGCCCCGGCACCGGCGCGGCTCGTCGAGGGCGGCATGGCAACGACGGCGCTGATCGCGCATATCGCCGCGGCCAAATATGCCTGGCAATCGACGCTCTATCGCCAGACGCAGATCCTGGCGGGTCAGGGTGTCGTCGTCGACCGTCAGACGCTGGCGCGCTGGATGGGGAGCGCGGCGTGGCTGGTCAGGGGCCTCTACGATCTGCAACTGAAGACTATGCACGGCTTCGAGCGGCTGTTCTGCGACGAGACGCCGATGCCAGTGCTCGATCCGGGACGCGGCCGCACGAGGATCTGCCAGTTCTGGGCGCACGCGACGGACGATCGGGCGTGGAAGGGGCCGGCGCCGCCGGCGGTCGCCTACGTGTTCGCAGGTGGTCGCGGCAAAAAGGAGATCGTGGCGCAGTTAGCCGGCTTCGAAGGCGTGCTGCAAGTCGACGGCTATGCCGCCTACGCCTCGCTGGCGGGCGATGCGATGATGTCGGGCCAGATCCAGCTGGCGTATTGTCTCGTTCACGCGCGCCGCAACTTCGTGAGGGTGCACAAGACGACGAACTCACCCTTCGCCGCGGAGGTCATCGAGCGCATTGCGGCCGTCTACGCGATCGAGGAGAGGATCCGCGGTCTCGATGCTGGGGAACGCCGCGCGACGCGACAGGCCGAGACGAAGCCGCTGATGGAGGCGTTGAGGGCCCGTCTGATCGCGGTGAAGGACGGGATCTCCCGCCGCTCGACGCTCATCAAGGCGATCGACTACATGCTCGAACGCTGGCAGGGCCTGACGACGTTCCTGGATGACGGGCGGCTCGAGCCGGACACCAACACGGTCGAACGATCGATCAGGCCAATTGCGATCGGAAAAAAGAACTCGTTGTTCAGTGGTGACGAAGGCGGGGGCGAGACCTGGGCGATACTCGCTTCGCTTCTTAACACAGCGAAATTGAATGGCCTCGACCCCGAGGCGTATCTCGTCGACGTTCTCGATCGCATGGTGAGCGGCGCCACGAAGACCAACCAGCTTCACGAACTTCTGGCCTGGAACTGGAAGGCCGCACGCGAAGCCGAAAAGCGGGCCGTGGCATGA
- the tnpB gene encoding IS66 family insertion sequence element accessory protein TnpB (TnpB, as the term is used for proteins encoded by IS66 family insertion elements, is considered an accessory protein, since TnpC, encoded by a neighboring gene, is a DDE family transposase.) gives MISFGPMVRVFVATQPIDFRKGVHGLVALVAEGLGGKPYSGDVYVFRSKRSDRLKLLVFDGSGMVLATKWLENGGFAWPPVREGTMPVTGAQLAMLIEGLAEWSRVVPKVTKRPTKVA, from the coding sequence ATGATCTCTTTCGGTCCAATGGTCCGTGTGTTCGTCGCGACGCAGCCGATTGACTTTCGTAAAGGCGTTCATGGCCTTGTCGCGCTGGTAGCGGAGGGATTAGGCGGCAAGCCCTACAGCGGTGACGTTTATGTCTTCCGATCGAAGCGATCGGATCGTTTGAAGCTACTGGTTTTTGACGGCTCGGGAATGGTTCTAGCGACGAAGTGGCTGGAGAATGGGGGCTTTGCCTGGCCACCTGTTCGCGAGGGTACGATGCCGGTGACGGGGGCGCAACTGGCGATGCTGATTGAAGGTCTTGCGGAGTGGTCGCGTGTGGTCCCGAAGGTGACGAAGCGGCCGACGAAGGTTGCCTGA
- the tnpA gene encoding IS66-like element accessory protein TnpA produces the protein MHQDRHQDGHDAASYQRIEVITGERRRRSWSDAEKAGIVAESADPETSISEVARRNGVNRGLLSVWRRQARLASSEAPQFVQVRLEAAVEAQPNAIDKAHVLTDPAERIEVMIAGATVRVPVGVDAATLERVLAAVRSTR, from the coding sequence ATGCATCAAGACAGACATCAAGACGGGCATGATGCCGCCTCCTATCAGCGGATCGAGGTGATCACAGGGGAGAGGCGACGGCGCAGTTGGAGCGATGCGGAGAAGGCGGGGATCGTGGCCGAGAGTGCCGATCCGGAGACGAGCATTTCCGAGGTGGCTCGACGCAACGGGGTGAACCGGGGACTGCTCAGTGTGTGGCGGCGCCAGGCGCGGCTCGCGTCGAGCGAAGCGCCGCAGTTCGTGCAAGTCAGGCTCGAGGCCGCCGTCGAGGCGCAGCCGAACGCGATCGATAAGGCGCATGTTCTGACGGATCCGGCCGAGCGGATCGAGGTGATGATCGCGGGCGCGACGGTGCGCGTGCCCGTCGGCGTCGACGCCGCGACGCTGGAGCGCGTGCTGGCGGCGGTGAGATCGACGCGATGA